A genomic window from Hyla sarda isolate aHylSar1 chromosome 8, aHylSar1.hap1, whole genome shotgun sequence includes:
- the LOC130285319 gene encoding C3a anaphylatoxin chemotactic receptor-like: protein MALTNDPCYSIVDIRLLLEYHDSYSSVLLYFNFVMSIITCLVGLVGNAVVICFLGFIMKKPKSRYWFLNLSIADFFFLLTLPLQAISDLKGTWTFGPHMCKLSIFCLFANMYASILILIGLNIARVLSVAQPMFHHKFISQHVSFWVCILIWFIAILFSLPVIYYSGEMNIGEIIICNHLYSKNFSSVIVNNGYNASSKNTTRGNFISDIYTKLNPYIEQCSSDTCCGGEETLDSWNHMMFTSKRISIPFLIIGYFIPLGIVIICNITIAVHVRKSKTVNPHRLYQVVLVIIMMFFITWTPAVIAEIMLFIAIHNMNLITMFNVFSLMPLFNNFIYANSCLNPIVYVLTGGQIRSGLSDFINSIRNKYI from the coding sequence ATGGCTTTGACCAATGATCCCTGTTATTCCATTGTGGATATACGTCTTCTCCTTGAATACCATGACTCTTACTCATCTGTCCTTCTGTACTTCAATTTTGTGATGTCCATTATCACCTGCCTGGTGGGATTGGTAGGAAATGCAGTTGTCATCTGTTTTCTTGGATTTATCATGAAGAAACCCAAGTCTAGATACTGGTTTCTGAATTTGTCCATTGCTGATTTCTTCTTTCTCCTGACCTTACCGCTCCAGGCCATCTCAGATCTTAAAGGCACCTGGACATTTGGGCCGCACATGTGTAAACTTTCTATCTTCTGTTTATTTGCTAATATGTATGCTAGTATTCTCATTCTTATTGGCCTAAATATAGCCAGAGTATTGTCTGTAGCACAACCAATGTTTCACCACAAATTCATCTCCCAACATGTTTCTTTTTGGGTCTGTATCTTAATCTGGTTTATTGCAATACTTTTTAGCCTCCCTGTGATCTACTATAGTGGTGAAATGAACATTGGAGAAATCATAATATGTAACCACTTATACTCTAAGAATTTTAGCTCTGTAATAGTCAACAATGGGTACAATGCGAGTAGTAAGAACACTACAAGGGGCAACTTTATCTCTGACATCTATACCAAGTTAAACCCCTACATTGAACAATGCTCATCAGATACCTGTTGTGGTGGTGAGGAGACTCTCGATTCATGGAACCATATGATGTTTACATCAAAGCGGATTTCCATACCTTTTCTTATCATTGGATATTTTATTCCCCTTGGCATTGTAATAATCTGCAATATAACTATAGCTGTTCATGTGAGAAAATCCAAGACTGTTAACCCCCACAGACTCTATCAGGTCGTACTTGTGATCATCATGATGTTTTTTATAACATGGACTCCAGCAGTCATAGCAGAAATTATGTTATTTATCGCTATTCACAATATGAACCTCATAACCATGTTCAATGTCTTTAGTTTAATGCCCCTGTTTAACAACTTTATTTATGCAAATAGCTGTTTAAACCCTATTGTGTATGTATTGACTGGTGGGCAAATACGATCAGGACTTTCTGATTTCATCAATAGCATCAGAAATAAGTACATATGA